A genomic region of Parus major isolate Abel chromosome 14, Parus_major1.1, whole genome shotgun sequence contains the following coding sequences:
- the ZFAND2A gene encoding AN1-type zinc finger protein 2A isoform X2 yields the protein MELPWLGEHCSERTCKQLDFLPLKCNACGEVFCKDHIRYDDHKCSSAYKKNVQVPVCPLCNTPIPVQKGEIPDIVVGAHIDKDCKYNPAQQKQKIFTNKCLKPGCKRKEMMKMVCEQCGGSFCIKHRHPLDHDCKGSSKPISKAGYAALMRASLPTFKSPGAIGVPSNGNPQHNSAFLCLSGADSRGSSHLDQTFKVNIFSLFKFLHN from the exons ATGGAGCTCCCGTGGCTGGGCGAGCACTGCTCCGAGCGCACCTGCAAACAGCTGG atttccttcctctgaaatgCAACGCTTGTGGGGAAGTCTTCTGTAAAGATCACATCCGCTATGATGACCACAAGTGCAGCTCTGCCTACAAGAAA AATGTGCAGGTCCCAGTGTGTCCCCTCTGTAACACACCTATCCCAGTGCAGAAGGGAGAAATCCCAGATATTGTGGTTGGAGCCCACATAGATAAGGACTGCAAATACAATCcagcacagcaaaagcagaag ATCTTCACAAACAAATGCTTAAAGCCAGGCTGCAAGAGGAAGGAGATGATGAAGATGGTTTGTGAACAGTGTGGTGGCAGTTTCTGCATAAAACATCGCCATCCTCTGGATCACGACTGCAAAGGGAGCAGCAAGCCAATCTCCAAGGCAGG ATATGCAGCTCTGATGAGAGCATCTCTTCCCACCTTCAAGTCCCCGGGAGCAATTGGAGTGCCATCTAATGGGAATCCTCAGCACAACAG TGCATTCTTATGTCTTTCAGGTGCAGATAGTAGAGGCTCTTCACATCTGGATCAAACttttaaagttaatattttctctctctttaaatTTCTACACAATTAA
- the ZFAND2A gene encoding AN1-type zinc finger protein 2A isoform X1, whose amino-acid sequence MELPWLGEHCSERTCKQLDFLPLKCNACGEVFCKDHIRYDDHKCSSAYKKNVQVPVCPLCNTPIPVQKGEIPDIVVGAHIDKDCKYNPAQQKQKIFTNKCLKPGCKRKEMMKMVCEQCGGSFCIKHRHPLDHDCKGSSKPISKAGYAALMRASLPTFKSPGAIGVPSNGNPQHNRYQLHKEKRQTQSRLVSTRCNSAPVTPLTALELVLSCADSRGSSHLDQTFKVNIFSLFKFLHN is encoded by the exons ATGGAGCTCCCGTGGCTGGGCGAGCACTGCTCCGAGCGCACCTGCAAACAGCTGG atttccttcctctgaaatgCAACGCTTGTGGGGAAGTCTTCTGTAAAGATCACATCCGCTATGATGACCACAAGTGCAGCTCTGCCTACAAGAAA AATGTGCAGGTCCCAGTGTGTCCCCTCTGTAACACACCTATCCCAGTGCAGAAGGGAGAAATCCCAGATATTGTGGTTGGAGCCCACATAGATAAGGACTGCAAATACAATCcagcacagcaaaagcagaag ATCTTCACAAACAAATGCTTAAAGCCAGGCTGCAAGAGGAAGGAGATGATGAAGATGGTTTGTGAACAGTGTGGTGGCAGTTTCTGCATAAAACATCGCCATCCTCTGGATCACGACTGCAAAGGGAGCAGCAAGCCAATCTCCAAGGCAGG ATATGCAGCTCTGATGAGAGCATCTCTTCCCACCTTCAAGTCCCCGGGAGCAATTGGAGTGCCATCTAATGGGAATCCTCAGCACAACAGGTATCAGCTGCACAAGGAGAAAAGACAAACTCAAAGCAGGCTGGTGTCCACACGGTGTAACAGTGCCCCTGTCACACCTCTGACTGCTCTAGAGTTGGTACTGAGCT GTGCAGATAGTAGAGGCTCTTCACATCTGGATCAAACttttaaagttaatattttctctctctttaaatTTCTACACAATTAA
- the ZFAND2A gene encoding AN1-type zinc finger protein 2A isoform X3, with translation MELPWLGEHCSERTCKQLDFLPLKCNACGEVFCKDHIRYDDHKCSSAYKKNVQVPVCPLCNTPIPVQKGEIPDIVVGAHIDKDCKYNPAQQKQKIFTNKCLKPGCKRKEMMKMVCEQCGGSFCIKHRHPLDHDCKGSSKPISKAGYAALMRASLPTFKSPGAIGVPSNGNPQHNRCR, from the exons ATGGAGCTCCCGTGGCTGGGCGAGCACTGCTCCGAGCGCACCTGCAAACAGCTGG atttccttcctctgaaatgCAACGCTTGTGGGGAAGTCTTCTGTAAAGATCACATCCGCTATGATGACCACAAGTGCAGCTCTGCCTACAAGAAA AATGTGCAGGTCCCAGTGTGTCCCCTCTGTAACACACCTATCCCAGTGCAGAAGGGAGAAATCCCAGATATTGTGGTTGGAGCCCACATAGATAAGGACTGCAAATACAATCcagcacagcaaaagcagaag ATCTTCACAAACAAATGCTTAAAGCCAGGCTGCAAGAGGAAGGAGATGATGAAGATGGTTTGTGAACAGTGTGGTGGCAGTTTCTGCATAAAACATCGCCATCCTCTGGATCACGACTGCAAAGGGAGCAGCAAGCCAATCTCCAAGGCAGG ATATGCAGCTCTGATGAGAGCATCTCTTCCCACCTTCAAGTCCCCGGGAGCAATTGGAGTGCCATCTAATGGGAATCCTCAGCACAACAG GTGCAGATAG
- the ZFAND2A gene encoding AN1-type zinc finger protein 2A isoform X4 yields the protein MELPWLGEHCSERTCKQLDFLPLKCNACGEVFCKDHIRYDDHKCSSAYKKNVQVPVCPLCNTPIPVQKGEIPDIVVGAHIDKDCKYNPAQQKQKIFTNKCLKPGCKRKEMMKMVCEQCGGSFCIKHRHPLDHDCKGSSKPISKAG from the exons ATGGAGCTCCCGTGGCTGGGCGAGCACTGCTCCGAGCGCACCTGCAAACAGCTGG atttccttcctctgaaatgCAACGCTTGTGGGGAAGTCTTCTGTAAAGATCACATCCGCTATGATGACCACAAGTGCAGCTCTGCCTACAAGAAA AATGTGCAGGTCCCAGTGTGTCCCCTCTGTAACACACCTATCCCAGTGCAGAAGGGAGAAATCCCAGATATTGTGGTTGGAGCCCACATAGATAAGGACTGCAAATACAATCcagcacagcaaaagcagaag ATCTTCACAAACAAATGCTTAAAGCCAGGCTGCAAGAGGAAGGAGATGATGAAGATGGTTTGTGAACAGTGTGGTGGCAGTTTCTGCATAAAACATCGCCATCCTCTGGATCACGACTGCAAAGGGAGCAGCAAGCCAATCTCCAAGGCAGGGTGA